Proteins encoded together in one Acipenser ruthenus chromosome 22, fAciRut3.2 maternal haplotype, whole genome shotgun sequence window:
- the mrps34 gene encoding 28S ribosomal protein S34, mitochondrial translates to MAPKKRVRLIAEMARKIRQYRAQKERPRDCQRYALDYNTMTRPFTGKQLPVLAWEDVRQESRLFSLLSGMRLFGIGRLFTRKSWLCQHQEPCYWTVTKVRVDYTAENMDHGKAWGILTFKGKTEKEVKEIDKAMYHDWRLIPQHEEEEFKHFTPMPETGVRYVPYPPLLRAMILAQRHKEGMPVGQEPAIDLHRNGHFPKDYFKRMDANQQAEGTPV, encoded by the exons ATGGCCCCTAAGAAGCGTGTGCGGCTGATCGCCGAGATGGCAAGGAAGATTCGGCAGTACCGTGCCCAAAAGGAGCGCCCGCGGGACTGCCAGCGCTACGCCCTGGACTACAACACCATGACCCGGCCGTTTACTGGGAAGCAGCTACCTGTGCTGGCCTGGGAGGACGTGCGCCAGGAGAGCCGTCTGTTCTCTCTGCTTAGCGGGATGCGCCTGTTCGGTATCGGCCGCCTCTTCACTAGGAAGTCGTGGCTCTGTCAGCACCAGGAGCCCTGCTACTGGACAGTGACCAAGGTCAGGGTGGACTACACTGCCGAG AACATGGACCATGGAAAAGCTTGGGGCATCCTGACATTTAAAG GGAAGACAGAGAAGGAGGTGAAGGAGATAGACAAGGCCATGTACCACGACTGGCGGCTGATTCCTCAACATGAGGAGGAAGAGTTTAAGCACTTCACCCCTATGCCCGAGACAGGTGTGCGCTATGTGCCCTACCCGCCCCTGCTCCGCGCCATGATCCTGGCACAGAGACACAAAGAGGGCATGCCTGTGGGCCAGGAGCCTGCCATTGACCTCCACAGAAATGGGCACTTCCCAAAGGACTATTTCAAAAGGATGGATGCCAACCAGCAGGCAGAAGGGACCCCGGTATGA